In Primulina huaijiensis isolate GDHJ02 unplaced genomic scaffold, ASM1229523v2 scaffold40277, whole genome shotgun sequence, one genomic interval encodes:
- the LOC140969242 gene encoding auxin response factor 4-like, giving the protein MIWREKYQGTANFFWVIFMEIDLNLSCLSELENNACGKGGECDKGGVNCYLSTSTSSCSSNSASNTSSPCSVFAPLSIYMELWHACAGPLTSLPKKGDLVVYFAQGHIEQAPSASPHPPIESHAFDLPPQIFCRVVDIQLLANKENDEVYSQLTLLPLPELVGLELEGTENGNEGVDEDGNVAGAVKSTSHMFCKTLTASDTSTHGGFSVPRRAAEDCFPPLDYKEQRPSQELIAKDLHGVEWKFRHIYRGQPRRHLLTTGWSVFVSQKNLASGDAVLFLRRESGDLRLGIRRAARPRSGLPDSIIKSQNSYTNTLSPVAFALSTNITFNVFYSPRASHADFIVPYQKYVKCTTNQIHVGTRFKMKFDLDDSPERFCGVVIGVDDIDPYRWPNSKWRSLMVLWDDVIVSNHQDRVSPWDIEFSCNFAPLSIQSSPRIKKLRSSLQATPPLGSPFFGGSSRLDFEESVKSSKVLQGQENVALVSPRYKNNRISRQLDFETRPPETNSILERMDKINHPIFLRNPSPTISTSFLQSNWFPEVLQGQEICSLRSLSGKTDGNLSVGSKPELGCNVFNAYQRPPLSFYPLASEGARSLLFSEKGNYRARQRPLMVSNFSNFQRGTSVLNPNPILVKDIGDVGRFPYLGNELRAVEQTSHTPASMMHLKNLNDDNYLKDKVPTCKVFGFSLTDLDAVNSQGPSKRSCTKVHKRGSLVGRAIDLSKLLGYEDLLTELERLFSMEGLLRDSNNGWHILYTDSENDMMVVGDDPWNEFVEVVTKIHIYTQEEVEKLSIGINSDDTQSCLEEAPQVTAVSKASFVARPDSSPTVVRM; this is encoded by the exons ATGATTTGGCGAGAGAAATACCAAGGAACAGCAAACTTCTTCTGGGTAATTTTTATGGAGATTGACCTCAACCTCTCTTGTTTGAGCGAGTTAGAAAATAATGCATGTGGCAAAGGAGGTGAATGTGATAAGGGTGGTGTTAATTGCTATTTGTCCACCTCTACCTCGTCTTGCTCTTCAAATTCTGCCTCAAATACCTCTTCTCCTTGTTCAGTATTTGCCCCATTATCTATCTACATGGAGCTATGGCATGCCTGTGCTGGCCCTCTTACCAGTTTACCCAAGAAAGGGGATTTAGTGGTGTATTTTGCTCAAGGACACATAGAACAGGCTCCTTCTGCCTCACCCCATCCTCCCATTGAATCGCATGCTTTTGATCTTCCTCCGCAGATTTTTTGTAGGGTTGTTGATATTCAGCTACTT GCTAACAAGGAAAACGATGAGGTTTACTCGCAGCTAACTCTACTTCCTCTACCTGAG CTGGTAGGCCTCGAATTAGAAGGGACAGAGAATGGAAACGAAGGAGTTGATGAGGATGGGAATGTAGCTGGGGCTGTAAAGTCGACTTCCCACATGTTCTGCAAAACTCTTACTGCTTCTGATACGAGTACTCATGGCGGATTTTCAGTCCCTCGTAGGGCGGCTGAAGATTGCTTTCCCCCTCTG GATTATAAAGAACAAAGGCCATCTCAAGAACTCATAGCCAAGGATCTTCATGGTGTGGAATGGAAATTCAGACACATTTACAGAG GCCAACCTAGGCGACATTTGCTCACTACAGGGTGGAGTGTCTTTGTCAGCCAAAAAAATCTTGCATCAGGTGATGCAGTATTATTTCTGAG GAGAGAGTCTGGAGACCTGCGTTTGGGGATTAGAAGAGCAGCTCGACCAAGAAGTGGATTGCCCGATTCAATCATTAAAAGCCAGAATTCTTACACCAATACCCTCTCCCCTGTCGCGTTTGCCTTATCAACCAACATCACATTCAATGTCTTTTATAGCCCAAG GGCGAGCCATGCCGATTTTATTGTCCCATACCAAAAATACGTGAAATGTACCACTAATCAGATACATGTCGGAACAAGATTCAAAATGAAATTTGACTTGGATGATTCTCCAGAAAG GTTTTGTGGAGTCGTGATTGGAGTTGATGATATCGATCCTTACAGGTGGCCAAACTCGAAATGGAGAAGCTTGATG GTTCTCTGGGATGATGTCATCGTAAGTAACCACCAAGATCGAGTTTCTCCGTGGGACATTGAATTCTCGTGTAATTTTGCACCTCTGAGCATCCAGTCCTCCCCAAGAATAAAGAAACTGAGATCCAGTCTACAGGCAACCCCCCCACTTGGCAGCCCATTTTTTG GAGGCAGCTCTCGTTTGGACTTTGAGGAGTCTGTAAAATCCTCTAAGGTCTTGCAAGGTCAAGAAAATGTAGCTTTGGTGTCACCTCGTTATAAAAATAATAGGATTAGCCGCCAGCTCGATTTTGAAACTCGACCCCCAGAAACTAATTCCATACTGGAGCGGATGGATAAAATTAATCACCCCATTTTTTTGAGAAATCCGTCTCCTACCATATCCACAAGCTTTCTGCAATCCAATTGGTTTCCAGAGGTCTTGCAAGGTCAAGAAATATGCTCACTGAGATCACTATCAGGGAAAACCGATGGAAATCTCAGTGTTGGGTCAAAACCTGAACTTGGTTGCAATGTTTTTAATGCATATCAAAGGCCTCCACTCAGCTTTTATCCTCTAGCTTCCGAAGGGGCCCGTAGCTTGTTGTTTTCAGAGAAAGGCAACTACAGAGCCAGACAAAGACCTCTAATGGTTTCCAATTTTTCCAATTTTCAAAGAGGAACTTCTGTGTTAAACCCGAATCCCATTTTAGTTAAGGATATAGGAGATGTCGGAAGATTTCCATATCTTGGAAATGAGCTGAGAGCCGTAGAGCAGACATCACATACTCCTGCTTCTATGATGCATCTGAAAAATCTGAATGATGACAATTACTTAAAGGATAAAGTCCCTACATGTAAAGTTTTCGGGTTTTCATTGACTGATCTTGATGCAGTTAATTCACAGGGTCCAAGTAAGAGGAGCTGCACAAAG GTTCACAAGCGAGGCAGCTTGGTTGGCAGGGCAATTGATCTTTCAAAGCTACTAGGTTATGAGGACCTGTTGACTGAACTGGAGAGGTTGTTTAGCATGGAAGGCCTTTTGCGTGATTCGAACAATGGATGGCATATATTGTATACTGACAGTGAGAATGATATGATGGTGGTTGGTGACGATCCATGGAA CGAGTTTGTGGAGGTTGTCACTAAGATCCACATATACACACAAGAGGAAGTGGAGAAACTGTCCATTGGAATCAACAGTGATGACACTCAAAGCTGTTTGGAAGAAGCACCGCAAGTTACAGCCGTCTCAAAGGCTTCTTTTGTGGCCCGGCCTGATTCATCTCCGACTGTGGTAAGGATGTGA